GCTCGCCAGGAGTGTAGTGCTTGTGCTCGCCGGCCATGCGGAACAGGTGACGCTTGTCGTAGTGCAGGATCTCGCCGTCGGGCCGTGCCCACAGCAGGCGGTTGCGGTGGCTGCCGTCGGCGGCCTGGATGATCACGCTGCCGGTGATCACCGCGTTGGCTTTCTTCGCCTGGGCCTTGAGCCACTTGTAGGTCGGGCCGTTTTCCGGCTCCGCCAGGCTTTCGGACTCCATCGAAAAACCGGTGGTGAACATTTCCGGCAGGACCACCAGGTCCACCTCGCCGGCCTGGCCGATCAGCTCCTCGAAGTGCGCGTAGTTGGCCTCGCGGTCGTGCCAGGCCAGGGTGGTCTGCACCAGGGCGATTTTCAGGTTCGACAGTTGGCTCAGATCGCGCATAGTTTCTCCGCTGCCTGGCGCAGCGTCTCCTCGCGTTTGGCAAAGCACAGGCGCACCAGGCGTTGCTCGGGGATGGGTTGCTGGTAGAACACCGACACCGGGATGCTGGCCACGCCATGCTCACGGGTCAGCCACAGGGCCATGTCGACATCGTTCAGGTCGGGGCGGATCTGCGAATAGTCCACCAGCTGGAAGTAAGTGCCCGGGGTGCGGGTGAAAGTGAAGCGCGAGGCCTGCAGCAAATCGCAGAACAGGTCGCGCTTGGCCTGGTAGAAAGCCGGCAGTTCGTCGATGTGCTCAGGGTGCTCGGCCATGAAGTCGGCCAGGGCGCACTGCAAGGGAGTCACGCCGCAGAAGTTGACGTACTGGTGCACCTTGCGCAATTCGGCGCTGAGCGCCGGTGGCGCAACCACGTAACCGGTTTTCCAGCCGGTGACGTGATAGGTCTTGCCAAACGAGCTGATGACGAAGGCTCTGCTGTACAGCTGCGCGTGGGCCAGCACGCTGGCGTGGCGCACGCCATCGTAGATCAGGTGCTCATAGACTTCGTCGCTGATCAGATAGATATCGCGGTTGCCGATCAACGCGGCCAACTGGTCCAGGTCTTCGCGGCTGATCAAGGCGCCGCTGGGGTTGTGCGGCGAATTGAGGATGACCATGCGCGTGCGCGGACTCAGGGCGTCGCTGAACCTCTGCCAGTCGATGCTGAAGCTGCCGTCGCGCAGCGGCACATGCACGCAGCGGCCACCGGCCAGCTCCACCGATGGCTCATAACTGTCGTAGCTGGGGTCGAAGACGATCACCTCGTCACCGGGGTGGATCACCGCCTGGATGGCGCAGAAGATCGCCTCGGTGGCGCCCGGGGTAATGGTCACCTCGTGATCGGCATCCACTGCCACGCCATACAGCCGGGCGATCTTGGCTGCAACCTGCTGGCGCAGGGCTGGCAGGCCGGTCATCGGCGAATACTGGTTGTGCCCGGCGGCCACATGCCGGCCAACGGCATCGAGCAGGGCCTGGGGTCCATTGAAGTCAGGGAAGCCCTGGGACAGGTTGAGTGCACCGGTCTGCATGGCCAGTTGCGACATGGTGGTAAAGATGGTCGTGCCGACGTTCGGCAGTTTGCTGCGGATCATGGAGCCCTCTTTCCTGGGGTTTGTCCGGCACGGGGTTGGGTCCGAGCATAGCGGATCGAGCAGTCAGGAAAAAGGTTGAAACAATAGGGGGATTGCGGTGGGTCAATCGTTGCAACCCAACAGCAGAATGAAGCGTGGGAGCGGCGGTGCGCCGATGCGACTTGCCCCGCGATGAGATCAGATCAGGCAGTCAACTGACCTGAACACTCTCATCGCGGGGCCCCTCCCAACGAGGGTTCTGCAAGCGTTGTTACTAACGCTTGTCGCGGCGCTTCTTCTCGGCCTTCTTGTGGTGCGACATCAAGCGGCGCTTTTTGTTGACCTGGCGATCGGTGAGGGTGTTCTTCTTGCCCTCGAACGGGTTGTCACCGCCCTTGTACTCGATGCGGATCGGCGTGCCGACCAGCTTGAGCACCCGGCGGTAGGTGTTCTCCAGGTAGCGCGAGTACGAGTTGGGGATCTTGTCGGTCTGGTTGCCGTGGATCACGATCAGCGGCGGGTTGGCACCACCGAGGTGGGCATAGCGCAGCTTGATGCGGCGACCGTTGACCAACGGCGGCTGGTGCACGCTGATGGCGTCTTCGAGGATCTGCGTCAGGCGGCTGGTCGGCCAGCGGGTGACCGCCGACTTGAACGCGGCCTGCACCGACTTGTACAGGTGGCCCACGCCGGTGCCGTGCAGCGCCGAGATGAAGTGGATGTCGGCGAAGTCGACGAAGAACAGCCGGCGTTCCAGCTCGGTCTTCACGTAGTCGCGCTCGCCCGGCTCCATGCCGTCCCACTTGTTCAGGGCGATGACCACGGCGCGACCGGCGTCCAGGGCGAAGCCCAGCAGGTTGAGGTCGTGGTCGACCACGCCTTCGCGGGCGTCCATGACGAAGATCACCACGTTGGCGTCCTTGATCGCCTGCAGGGTCT
This window of the Pseudomonas mosselii genome carries:
- a CDS encoding pyridoxal phosphate-dependent aminotransferase, with protein sequence MIRSKLPNVGTTIFTTMSQLAMQTGALNLSQGFPDFNGPQALLDAVGRHVAAGHNQYSPMTGLPALRQQVAAKIARLYGVAVDADHEVTITPGATEAIFCAIQAVIHPGDEVIVFDPSYDSYEPSVELAGGRCVHVPLRDGSFSIDWQRFSDALSPRTRMVILNSPHNPSGALISREDLDQLAALIGNRDIYLISDEVYEHLIYDGVRHASVLAHAQLYSRAFVISSFGKTYHVTGWKTGYVVAPPALSAELRKVHQYVNFCGVTPLQCALADFMAEHPEHIDELPAFYQAKRDLFCDLLQASRFTFTRTPGTYFQLVDYSQIRPDLNDVDMALWLTREHGVASIPVSVFYQQPIPEQRLVRLCFAKREETLRQAAEKLCAI
- a CDS encoding amidohydrolase, with the translated sequence MRDLSQLSNLKIALVQTTLAWHDREANYAHFEELIGQAGEVDLVVLPEMFTTGFSMESESLAEPENGPTYKWLKAQAKKANAVITGSVIIQAADGSHRNRLLWARPDGEILHYDKRHLFRMAGEHKHYTPGERQVQFELKGWRIRPLICYDLRFPVWSRDAQDTDLLLYTANWPAARRLHWNRLLPARGIENLCFVAAVNRVGTDGKGFAYSGDSQVLDFQGESLLSAGEADGVFTVVLRAAELAAYRARFPANLDADTFDLH